The following are encoded together in the Chromatiales bacterium genome:
- a CDS encoding YbjN domain-containing protein yields the protein MKKTCGWLLHLVLAAGLLAAGPATAADKLHARLTGEQLQGLMQDLGYRAQLGVDDAGDPMIDSTASGYKYRVLFYDCDGDKGCGALEFWAGFDADEPGDLAKMNEWNLNKRFGRAYLDEEGDPIVTIHYNLAGGVTQANIEDMFEWWELVVAEFAAYVDF from the coding sequence ATGAAGAAGACATGTGGATGGTTGCTGCACCTGGTGCTGGCGGCCGGTCTGCTGGCAGCAGGCCCGGCAACGGCGGCGGACAAGCTGCATGCCCGTCTCACGGGCGAGCAGCTACAGGGCCTGATGCAGGACCTGGGCTATCGGGCCCAGCTCGGCGTGGATGATGCCGGCGACCCGATGATCGACAGCACGGCCTCCGGCTACAAATACCGGGTGCTGTTCTACGATTGCGATGGCGACAAGGGCTGTGGCGCCCTGGAGTTCTGGGCCGGCTTCGATGCCGACGAGCCCGGTGACCTGGCCAAGATGAATGAATGGAACCTCAACAAGCGCTTTGGCCGCGCCTATCTGGACGAGGAGGGTGACCCCATCGTCACCATCCACTACAACCTCGCCGGTGGCGTCACCCAGGCCAACATCGAGGACATGTTCGAGTGGTGGGAGCTGGTGGTCGCGGAGTTCGCCGCCTACGTGGACTTCTAG